The Rhopalosiphum maidis isolate BTI-1 chromosome 1, ASM367621v3, whole genome shotgun sequence genome has a segment encoding these proteins:
- the LOC113549292 gene encoding uncharacterized protein LOC113549292, with amino-acid sequence MKVLVSLFVFAATVAAINATCLYCSNHTGNYQEIKYEDLKTLEDFHYGNQNNNNNESKSVAQKIRIILKASQKYQLYVEQAKKNLKFSDPMSLVDATEFLSNGEIEYRNAKIQGLGNTILSEVNVDQIADNMFLVTANLEKADIFGDYDAANFKKTESGQFYITLRKIEFKAKFLLNEFMETRPEIDSKSLTFGHHESAFTNMEVLNELRSGNDQFEKPYIYYYNYLNKIIKRRLAEEMAVSFAPLVAMRLAQELRSTVLFPTKTMVVPKTNAYIAPGIQAKIYNTMFNDLSGTNKIQKMVNYTINDDQTEMLFCFTSFDLRGNSEWALEYNTGNVYNGKASFAVDNMQTMIVVAKPIGQGHIVKKFSKTTLNGVTVLLNNDNNCETIRNFAHERIPKVLENSIQKFIDEQSEMVLSNQFALIGLKYKN; translated from the exons ATGAAGGTCTTAGTTTCTCTGTTCGTGTTCGCTGCTACAGTAGCAGCAATCAACGCTACTTGTTTGTACTGCAGTAACCACACTGGTAACTACCAAG AAATCAAATACGAAGATCTGAAAACTTTGGAAGATTTTCATTATggtaaccaaaataataacaacaacgagTCCAAAAGCGTTGCccaaaaaattagaattattctGAAAGCAAGTCAAAAGTATCAGTTATATGTCGAACAAGCCAAAAAGAATCTTAAATTCTCAGACCCAATGAGCTTAGTCGATGCCACCGAGTTCTTGAGCAACGGTGAAATCGAATACAGAAACGCCAAAATTCAAGGTTTGGGAAATACAATCTTGAGTGAAGTTAATGTCGACCAAATCGCCGATAAcatg TTTTTGGTCACCGCTAATTTGGAGAAAGCCGATATCTTCGGTGATTACGATGCCGCcaactttaaaaaaactgaGTCCGGGCAGTTCTACATCACACTgagaaaaattgaattcaaagcGAAGTTTCTACTGAACGAGTTCATGGAAACTCGTCCAGAAATCGACTCCAAGTCGCTGACATTCGGTCACCACGAGTCCGCGTTCACCAACATGGAAGTATTAAACGAGTTGAGGAGCGGAAACGACCAATTTGAAAAGCCGTACATCTATTACTACAACTACCTCAACAAGATAATCAAACGCCGTCTCGCCGAAGAAATGGCCGTCAGTTTCGCACCCCTAGTTGCAATGCGTCTCGCCCAAGAGTTGAGATCGACCGTATTGTTCCCGACAAAAACCATGGTTGTTCCAAAAACCAATGCTTACATTGCTCCCGGAATACAA GCCAAGATTTACAATACTATGTTTAACGACTTAAGCGGCACTAACAAAATCCAAAAGATGGTAAACTACACTATTAATGATGATCAAACCGAAATGCTCTTCTGTTTCACATCATTCGACCTAAGAGGAAACAGCGAATGGGCTTTGGAATACAACACCGGAAACGTGTACAATGGCAAAGCTTCGTTTGCCGTTGACAACATGCAAACTATGATTGTCGTCGCCAAACCCATCGGTCAAGGACACATTGTGAAGAAGTTCTCAAAGACCACCCTCAACGGAGTCACAGTTTTGTTGAATAACGATAACAACTGCGAAACTATCAGGAATTTCGCTCATGAACGCATCCCCAAAGTCTTGGAAAACAGCATTCAAAAATTCATCGACGAACAATCTGAGATGGTATTGAGTAACCAATTCGCCCTTATtggtttgaaatataaaaactaa
- the LOC113549293 gene encoding uncharacterized protein LOC113549293 produces MKLVIILTASLALATAATLPNKKNNNQNELFESNENYNNNEYVQEKEVRDSIANSFDAIVNVIRQYKNDVAKSDNFRTNEISVQDTVNFGYNADTFLTNVRVNGLKNFDSQNFTMVWGEDLIHVANGWKKLAVNGVFHHMNTVARHSGIFHLDIIEPKYKGETLLTKNSNVYPLMSNVDSFKFVKFIVNHTSLPEVFQDDKPQFDYFVKNTIAQYVATAEANNMYNDVALQIRRIIKPYMVYRSNKIASETVSPITGDLADGFRFELKNLDFDNSKNNLAKIPFVQVNKTNESYSAKLELRLLDLTGEFDSVVTSPNGKSYNHRATYKTDAVKVVCDLDFVENIVRTAVHVTRPQIQVSSTDSDSAVNWSDVQKQLVPHFNVYFKRTLESAIDRNVHQSMM; encoded by the exons ATGAAGTTAGTGATCATTTTGACCGCTAGTTTGGCTTTGGCCACGGCCGCCACGCTGCCGA ataaaaaaaataacaaccaaAACGAATTGTTCGAATCGAATGAAAACTACAATAACAACGAATATGTCCAAGAAAAGGAGGTACGTGATTCCATTGCAAACTCTTTCGACGCCATCGTGAACGTCATAAGACAATACAAAAATGACGTTGCAAAATCCGACAACTTTAGAACTAACGAAATTTCCGTCCAAGACACCGTAAACTTCGGTTACAACGCCGACACGTTTTTGACCAACGTTCGCGTCAACGGATTGAAGAATTTTGACAGCCAAAACTTCACCATGGTGTGGGGAGAAGATTTG ATCCACGTCGCTAACGGCTGGAAAAAACTAGCGGTCAACGGAGTGTTTCATCACATGAACACCGTGGCCAGACACAGTGGAATATTCCATTTAGACATTATCGAACCTAAATACAAGGGCGAAACTTTGCTCACAAAAAACTCAAACGTCTACCCGTTAATGTCGAACGTTGACTCCTTCAAGTTCGTTAAGTTCATCGTCAACCATACCTCGTTGCCGGAAGTTTTCCAAGACGACAAACCTCAATTTGA ttatttCGTCAAAAACACCATAGCCCAATACGTAGCAACCGCCGAAGCCAACAACATGTACAACGACGTCGCTCTGCAAATCAGGAGGATCATCAAACCCTACATGGTGTATCGCAGCAACAAGATCGCCAGCGAAACCGTGTCACCGATCACCGGCGATTTGGCCGACGGTTTCCGTTTCGAGTTGAAAAACCTCGATTTCGACAACTCCAAAAACAACTTGGCTAAGATTCCGTTCGTGCAGGTGAACAAGACCAACGAGAGCTACTCCGCCAAACTCGAACTCCGCCTGTTGGACTTGACCGGAGAATTCGACAGCGTCGTCACATCCCCCAATGGCAAGAGTTACAACCATAGAGCCACGTACAAGACCGACGCCGTCAAGGTGGTTTGCGACTTGGACTTCGTCGAAAACATAGTCCGCACCGCGGTCCACGTCACAAGGCCCCAAATTCAGGTCTCGTCGACCGACTCCGATTCCGCGGTCAACTGGTCTGACGTTCAAAAACAGTTGGTGCCCCACTTTAACGTTTACTTCAAGCGCACCCTCGAGAGTGCCATCGACCGTAACGTCCACCAATCCATGATGTAA
- the LOC113549290 gene encoding glucose dehydrogenase [FAD, quinone]-like isoform X2 yields the protein MIAADILIRSDCVLIDSCRRVIEQPHDDVDEVDFIVVGGGVAGPVVAGRLSENPKWTVTLLESGPEQPAATDIPALLSSAIATKYDWQYTTAPQKNACLAYGGVCGWPRGKVLGGTAVLSGSMYSRGHRDVYDGWLRDGNVGWGYDDVLPFFKMSENNKDYQTEHHGTRGPISVQKPSEILPITRTLMEAARELGYEEIDMSHPEPMGFSIAQLMITSSKTRMTTPTAYLRPHLRIRGNLRVKTNSHVTRLLVAADRRSVYGVEYVDSANRTRRLTARKEVILCAGVIGSAHLLMVSGIGPAEDLRPLGVPVVQDLRVGHNLQHHVASKLSFQLNVTNDRLLTFETIGQYLKQRSGPLSTTGGLQTSAFLRSDRAGPADPADVQLFFDGYSPNCAYAQPVYGGCMAAADPVLMNVRPVNVRPLSRGTIRLTSADPFVRPRIDPNYLAAEADVDVLVWGLRLANDLVRTGALQRLGATVDRKPAEHCGRHAFGTDSYWRCLIRYHTRGENHHAGTCKMGPAADPTAVVDPELRVHRVRGVRVADSSVFPTQPNCNPIAPVVMVAERAAQFIKNTWR from the exons ATGATTGCCGCTGACATTTTGATAAGATCCGATTGTGTTTTAATCGATTCGTGTAGAAGAGTGATCGAGCAACCTCATGATGACGTCGACGAAGTAGATTTCATAGTAGTTGGTGGAGGAGTAGCCG GACCCGTAGTAGCTGGTAGACTGTCGGAAAATCCTAAATGGACGGTGACCCTTTTGGAATCAGGCCCAGAACAACCGGCGGCCACTGATATACCTGCATTGCTGAGTTCGGCAATCGCCACGAAGTATGATTGGCAGTATACCACGGCGCCGCAAAAAAACGCTTGTTTGGCATACGGAGGAGTGTGCGGTTGGCCTCGTGGAAAAGTGTTGGGTGGAACGGCTGTACTGTCAG GTTCGATGTACTCAAGAGGACACCGGGATGTATACGACGGGTGGTTGAGAGACGGAAACGTCGGATGGGGATACGATGACGTGTTGCCGTTTTTCAAGATGTCCGAGAACAACAAGGACTACCAGACGGAACACCACGGTACTCGGGGCCCGATTTCTGTGCAAAAACCCAGCGAAATCTTGCCGATCACGCGGACGCTGATGGAGGCTGCTCGAGAATTGGGGTACGAGGAGATCGACATGAGCCACCCGGAACCGATGGGCTTCTCGATCGCGCAGCTCATGATCACCAGCTCCAAGACCCGGATGACGACTCCCACTGCGTACCTGCGGCCGCACCTGCGGATCCGCGGCAACCTGCGCGTCAAGACCAACAGTCACGTGACCCGGCTTCTGGTGGCCGCGGACCGGCGGTCGGTGTACGGCGTCGAGTACGTGGACAGCGCGAACCGGACCAGGCGGCTGACGGCGCGGAAGGAGGTGATCCTGTGCGCGGGCGTCATCGGGTCCGCGCACCTGCTCATGGTGTCCGGCATCGGGCCGGCGGAGGACCTGCGGCCGCTGGGCGTTCCGGTGGTGCAGGACCTGCGCGTGGGCCACAACCTGCAGCACCACGTGGCCAGCAAGCTGAGCTTCCAGCTGAACGTGACCAACGACCGGTTGCTGACGTTCGAGACGATAGGCCAATATCTGAAGCAGAGGTCCGGCCCGCTGTCCACAACCGGCGGCCTGCAGACGTCCGCGTTCCTGCGCTCGGACCGGGCTGGGCCCGCGGATCCGGCCGACGTGCAGCTGTTCTTCGACGGTTACTCGCCGAACTGCGCGTACGCCCAACCGGTGTACGGCGGGTGCATGGCGGCCGCGGACCCGGTGCTGATGAACGTCCGGCCGGTGAACGTGCGGCCGCTGAGCCGGGGCACCATCCGGTTGACGAGCGCCGACCCGTTCGTCCGGCCGCGGATCGATCCCAACTACCTGGCCGCGGAAGCGGACGTCGACGTGCTGGTGTGGGGCCTGCGGCTGGCCAACGACCTGGTGCGCACCGGGGCCCTGCAGCGGCTGGGCGCCACCGTCGACCGGAAGCCCGCCGAGCACTGCGGCCGGCACGCGTTCGGCACGGACTCGTACTGGCGGTGCCTGATCCGGTACCACACCCGCGGCGAGAACCACCACGCGGGCACGTGCAAGATGGGCCCGGCCGCCGACCCGACCGCCGTCGTCGACCCCGAGCTGCGCGTCCACCGCGTCCGCGGCGTGCGCGTGGCCGACTCGTCCGTGTTCCCGACGCAGCCCAACTGCAACCCCATCGCGCCCGTCGTGATGGTCGCCGAGAGGGCCGCGCAGTTCATCAAGAACACGTGGCGCTGA
- the LOC113549290 gene encoding glucose dehydrogenase [FAD, quinone]-like isoform X1 gives MRVVVYLHIFAQVLNVLATSKHIKHKVVNVFASTGSNNKGNAEKCIQNAEHIETSFVKELCKSNPDLEEFMIAADILIRSDCVLIDSCRRVIEQPHDDVDEVDFIVVGGGVAGPVVAGRLSENPKWTVTLLESGPEQPAATDIPALLSSAIATKYDWQYTTAPQKNACLAYGGVCGWPRGKVLGGTAVLSGSMYSRGHRDVYDGWLRDGNVGWGYDDVLPFFKMSENNKDYQTEHHGTRGPISVQKPSEILPITRTLMEAARELGYEEIDMSHPEPMGFSIAQLMITSSKTRMTTPTAYLRPHLRIRGNLRVKTNSHVTRLLVAADRRSVYGVEYVDSANRTRRLTARKEVILCAGVIGSAHLLMVSGIGPAEDLRPLGVPVVQDLRVGHNLQHHVASKLSFQLNVTNDRLLTFETIGQYLKQRSGPLSTTGGLQTSAFLRSDRAGPADPADVQLFFDGYSPNCAYAQPVYGGCMAAADPVLMNVRPVNVRPLSRGTIRLTSADPFVRPRIDPNYLAAEADVDVLVWGLRLANDLVRTGALQRLGATVDRKPAEHCGRHAFGTDSYWRCLIRYHTRGENHHAGTCKMGPAADPTAVVDPELRVHRVRGVRVADSSVFPTQPNCNPIAPVVMVAERAAQFIKNTWR, from the exons ATGCGTGTTGTGGTTTACTTACACATATTCGCTCAAGTATTAAACGTACTCGCTACTTCAAAGCACATAAAACATAAag TGGTAAACGTGTTTGCGTCCACGGGTTCGAACAATAAAG GAAATgcagaaaaatgtatacaaaatgctGAACATATAGAAACGTCATTCGTCAAGGAGTTATGTAAATCGAATCCCGATTTGGAAGAATTTATGATTGCCGCTGACATTTTGATAAGATCCGATTGTGTTTTAATCGATTCGTGTAGAAGAGTGATCGAGCAACCTCATGATGACGTCGACGAAGTAGATTTCATAGTAGTTGGTGGAGGAGTAGCCG GACCCGTAGTAGCTGGTAGACTGTCGGAAAATCCTAAATGGACGGTGACCCTTTTGGAATCAGGCCCAGAACAACCGGCGGCCACTGATATACCTGCATTGCTGAGTTCGGCAATCGCCACGAAGTATGATTGGCAGTATACCACGGCGCCGCAAAAAAACGCTTGTTTGGCATACGGAGGAGTGTGCGGTTGGCCTCGTGGAAAAGTGTTGGGTGGAACGGCTGTACTGTCAG GTTCGATGTACTCAAGAGGACACCGGGATGTATACGACGGGTGGTTGAGAGACGGAAACGTCGGATGGGGATACGATGACGTGTTGCCGTTTTTCAAGATGTCCGAGAACAACAAGGACTACCAGACGGAACACCACGGTACTCGGGGCCCGATTTCTGTGCAAAAACCCAGCGAAATCTTGCCGATCACGCGGACGCTGATGGAGGCTGCTCGAGAATTGGGGTACGAGGAGATCGACATGAGCCACCCGGAACCGATGGGCTTCTCGATCGCGCAGCTCATGATCACCAGCTCCAAGACCCGGATGACGACTCCCACTGCGTACCTGCGGCCGCACCTGCGGATCCGCGGCAACCTGCGCGTCAAGACCAACAGTCACGTGACCCGGCTTCTGGTGGCCGCGGACCGGCGGTCGGTGTACGGCGTCGAGTACGTGGACAGCGCGAACCGGACCAGGCGGCTGACGGCGCGGAAGGAGGTGATCCTGTGCGCGGGCGTCATCGGGTCCGCGCACCTGCTCATGGTGTCCGGCATCGGGCCGGCGGAGGACCTGCGGCCGCTGGGCGTTCCGGTGGTGCAGGACCTGCGCGTGGGCCACAACCTGCAGCACCACGTGGCCAGCAAGCTGAGCTTCCAGCTGAACGTGACCAACGACCGGTTGCTGACGTTCGAGACGATAGGCCAATATCTGAAGCAGAGGTCCGGCCCGCTGTCCACAACCGGCGGCCTGCAGACGTCCGCGTTCCTGCGCTCGGACCGGGCTGGGCCCGCGGATCCGGCCGACGTGCAGCTGTTCTTCGACGGTTACTCGCCGAACTGCGCGTACGCCCAACCGGTGTACGGCGGGTGCATGGCGGCCGCGGACCCGGTGCTGATGAACGTCCGGCCGGTGAACGTGCGGCCGCTGAGCCGGGGCACCATCCGGTTGACGAGCGCCGACCCGTTCGTCCGGCCGCGGATCGATCCCAACTACCTGGCCGCGGAAGCGGACGTCGACGTGCTGGTGTGGGGCCTGCGGCTGGCCAACGACCTGGTGCGCACCGGGGCCCTGCAGCGGCTGGGCGCCACCGTCGACCGGAAGCCCGCCGAGCACTGCGGCCGGCACGCGTTCGGCACGGACTCGTACTGGCGGTGCCTGATCCGGTACCACACCCGCGGCGAGAACCACCACGCGGGCACGTGCAAGATGGGCCCGGCCGCCGACCCGACCGCCGTCGTCGACCCCGAGCTGCGCGTCCACCGCGTCCGCGGCGTGCGCGTGGCCGACTCGTCCGTGTTCCCGACGCAGCCCAACTGCAACCCCATCGCGCCCGTCGTGATGGTCGCCGAGAGGGCCGCGCAGTTCATCAAGAACACGTGGCGCTGA